The following nucleotide sequence is from Psychroflexus torquis ATCC 700755.
TAAGTGATTCTAGTTCAGCATTTAAAGAATGGAGTCAAAAACCCTTATCATATAGAATGAAGCTCATTAAAAAAGCAGGTGATGTTTTAAGAGATAATAGGGATGAATATGCTCAAATGATAACTTTAGAAATGGGTAAACCAATATCAGAAGCAAAATCAGAAATTGAAAAATGTGCTTGGGTCTGCCATTATTATGCAGAACATGCCCAAGAATTCCTTTCTGATGAACATATAAAAACTGAGGCTTCAACCAGTTTTGTGCGTCATGATCCTATGGGAACTATTTTTGCCGTTATGCCTTGGAATTTTCCATTTTGGCAAGTTTTTAGATTTGCAGCACCTACCTTAACTTCAGGGAACACAGGTCTATTGAAACATGCTTCCAATGTGTTTGGGTGTGCTCAAAAAATAGAAGGCGTTTTTACAAAGGCTGGATTTCCAAAAGGAGTATTTCAAAGCTTAATTGTAGGTCATGATGTCACCGAAAAAATAATATCTCACGATGGGGTAGGAGCAATCACTTTAACCGGTAGTGAGAAAGCAGGTTCAGCAGTTGCTCAAATCGCAGGTAAACACCTTAAAAAAAGTTTGCTAGAGCTAGGGGGGAGTAATTCTTTTATTGTCCTAGAGGATGCCGATCTAGATTTGGCAGTTAAAACAGCTGTTAAGGCTAGAATGCTTAATAGTGGTCAAAGCTGCATTGCCGCTAAACGTTTTATTATTCAAGACTGCGTTTATGAGGAATTTGTATTGAAATTCACTGAAGCAGCGCGTCGACTAAAAGTTGGAGATCCAATTTTAGACGATACACAAGTTGGGCCTTTGGCTAGAAAAGATCTGGCGGATGAACTACAACGACAAGTTAAGGAATCCATAAAACAAGGTGCAAAATTACTACTAGGCGGACATCAAAATAAGTGTTTTCATGAACCGACCGTACTTGGCCAAGTCACTCGTGACATGCCAGCTTTTAGGGAAGAAACTTTTGGACCCTTGGCAGCCATGATAAAAGTAAAAACAATAGAAGAGGCTTTTGAGTTGTCTGAAGAGTCTCAATTTGGACTTGGCGTCAGTTTGTTTACAAAAGATACTTTAAAGGCGCAAGAGTATGTTAGTAAGGTAAGCGATGCTGCACTGTTCATTAACGAATTGGTAAAATCTGACCCAAGGTTACCTTTTGGTGGGACCAAAAAGTCAGGATATGGAAGAGAACTAGCAAAAGATGGAATGATGGAATTCATTAACCGGAAAGTGGTTTATGTCAAATAATAGTTAAACTAATTTGGCTTTTAAGTGTCGTGAAAGAATTTAAATTATTTTTTGCTCGCATGATTAAAAAAAGCTGAAAGAGGATATCAGCTACTCCTTTTTAGCTTTTTAATTTTGAGATAGTTTTTATATTTCTAACTCGTTAACCCTGGGATGTCAGGCATTCCTTCTTTAGCAACAGCAGAAACCTCAGTATCATTTACATCACTAGCTTTTTGGATGGCTTTGTTAAGTGTTAAGATTAAATAATCTTCAAGCTGTTTTTTATCTTTTAATAGTTCATCATCTATTTCAATAGATTTTAGTTCTCTATTGGCAGTAATAGTTACCTTCAATAAGTCATCATTGCTCTTTTCTGCAAGCATGACGGTATCTAGTCGCTTTTTAGTTTGCTCTAATTTTGCTTGGGTTTCTTTGATTTTATTCATCATACCCATCATATCTCCAAACATAATTTTAATTTAAAAGTAAAAAACAAATTCAGTATATTGTATCATTATTAAACGTTGTGAAAGATTAATAAAAAATTTCAGACTTATGAAACACTTCCTCCCATTTCTAGCTCTAAGCTTTATATTTGTTGCATCTTGTAAAAAAGATAATTCCGACATATTGAAAACAGATACAAAAGCTCCTACTGCTGAAAAGCAACCAAAAACTCTTTCTATTCATAATGATGATAGAGTTGATAATTATTATTGGATGAATGATAGAGAAGACCCTAAAATCATTGACTATCTTAATTCAGAAAATGACTATTACCAAGAATCTACTGCACATACCAAAGCTTTTCAAACCGATCTCTTTGAAGAGATGAAAGCAAGAATTAAGGAAGATGATTCTTCTGTACCTTACAAATTGAACGGGTATTGGTATCAAGTTCGTTATGAGACAGGTAAAGATTACCCTATTTATACCCGAAGGAAAGGATCTTTGGAAGCCGAAGAAGAAATCATGTTCGACTGTAATAAAATGGCGGAAGACCATGCTTACTTTAGTCTAGGGGGTATAAGTATAAGTCCAGATAATAAATATGCCTCTTTTGGAATAGATACGGTGAGTCGAAGAAAATATACGATCCAAATTAAAAACTTAGAGACAGGTGAATTATTTCCAGAAAAGATTGAAATGACTACAGGGGGATCTACTTGGGCTAATGATAATAAAACTCTTTTTTACACTAGAAAAGAAGAGCAAACATTAAGATCTAATCAGATTTTTAAACATAAGCTTGATAATTCTGCAGAAGACGATGTCATTATTTTTGAAGAAGGCGATGAGACCTTTAATGTGTACGTCTACAAAACAAAATCTAGAGATTACATTATCATTGGGTCATCTAGTACGATGTCTGATGAATATCAAATTCTCAATGCTAACACACCAGACGCTGACTTTAAATTGTTTTCTGAAAGGAGAAGGGGTTTAGAGTATGATTTAGCTCATTATAAAGATGATTTTTTCATCCTCACCAATAAGGATGAAGCTCAAAACTTTAAACTGATGAAAACCTCTATTGGGTCAACGTCAGAATCTGATTGGGAAGAAGTAATACCTCACCGAAAGGATATTTTGCTTGAAGGAGTTGATATTTTTAATAATTTCTTGGTAACCAGTGAGCGTTATAATGGTTTGAGTAGAATTCATGTACAAAGTTGGAATGAAAGCGATGATTATTATTTGCCCTTTACAAGTGAAACTTACTCAGCAATTACGACGACTAATGTTGATTTTGATACCAATAAGTTGAGATACTCCTTTAATTCTCTAACGACGCCAGCGTCGGTTATTGAATTTGATATGGTCGATAAAACTGAAAAAGTTCTTAAAGAACAACAAGTTCAAGATCCGAGTTTTGATAAGGATAATTATATGTCGGAGAGAATTTGGGCAACTGCAAAAGATGGTACAGAAATCCCCGTCTCTTTAGTGTATAAAAAAGGTATTAAAAGAGATGGAAATAATCCCCTTCTTCAATATGGATATGGAAGTTATGGAGCGACAATGGATCCTTACTTTTCCACAACTAGACTTTCCCTCTTAGATAGAGGCTTTATTTACGCCATTGCTCATGTGAGAGGTGGCGAATATTTAGGAAGAGATTGGTATGAGAAAGGGAAGCTTTTTCACAAGAAAAATACATTTACAGACTTTATTGACGTATCTGAGTATCTAATAGACCAGAAGTACACTTTACCAGAGCATTTATATGCTATGGGAGGATCTGCAGGCGGACTTCTAATGGGAGCAGTTATCAATATGTCTCCAGAACTTTATAACGGAGTCATAGCGGCAGTGCCTTTCGTAGATGTCGTTACCACAATGCTAGATGAGAGCATTCCTTTAACAACTGGTGAATATGATGAGTGGGGAAATCCTAATGAAGAAGAGTATTATAAGTACATTAAGACCTACTCACCTTATGATAATGTTGAAGCTAAAGAATATCCAAACATGTTAGTGACTACAGGGCTTTACGATTCTCAAGTGCAATATTGGGAACCTGCCAAATGGGTGGCAAAATTAAGAGAACTTAAAACCGATCAAAACAAATTGTATTTAGATACGAATATGGATGCAGGACACGGTGGAGCCTCTGGCCGATTTGAGGCTTTAAGAGAACTTTCTAAAGATTTTGCTTTTTTACTTGATTTGGAGCAAATTTCAAAGTAATCGAAAAAAAAATTCGTAATTTGGCGCTTATCGTTTATTTTAAAAACATTATTTACGTGAAAAGACGTTGGCTTTATGCATAAAAAA
It contains:
- a CDS encoding NAD-dependent succinate-semialdehyde dehydrogenase produces the protein MIFKSTNPYNDEEVGEYSALTSEELNQKLSDSSSAFKEWSQKPLSYRMKLIKKAGDVLRDNRDEYAQMITLEMGKPISEAKSEIEKCAWVCHYYAEHAQEFLSDEHIKTEASTSFVRHDPMGTIFAVMPWNFPFWQVFRFAAPTLTSGNTGLLKHASNVFGCAQKIEGVFTKAGFPKGVFQSLIVGHDVTEKIISHDGVGAITLTGSEKAGSAVAQIAGKHLKKSLLELGGSNSFIVLEDADLDLAVKTAVKARMLNSGQSCIAAKRFIIQDCVYEEFVLKFTEAARRLKVGDPILDDTQVGPLARKDLADELQRQVKESIKQGAKLLLGGHQNKCFHEPTVLGQVTRDMPAFREETFGPLAAMIKVKTIEEAFELSEESQFGLGVSLFTKDTLKAQEYVSKVSDAALFINELVKSDPRLPFGGTKKSGYGRELAKDGMMEFINRKVVYVK
- a CDS encoding YbaB/EbfC family nucleoid-associated protein, with translation MFGDMMGMMNKIKETQAKLEQTKKRLDTVMLAEKSNDDLLKVTITANRELKSIEIDDELLKDKKQLEDYLILTLNKAIQKASDVNDTEVSAVAKEGMPDIPGLTS
- a CDS encoding S9 family peptidase; amino-acid sequence: MKHFLPFLALSFIFVASCKKDNSDILKTDTKAPTAEKQPKTLSIHNDDRVDNYYWMNDREDPKIIDYLNSENDYYQESTAHTKAFQTDLFEEMKARIKEDDSSVPYKLNGYWYQVRYETGKDYPIYTRRKGSLEAEEEIMFDCNKMAEDHAYFSLGGISISPDNKYASFGIDTVSRRKYTIQIKNLETGELFPEKIEMTTGGSTWANDNKTLFYTRKEEQTLRSNQIFKHKLDNSAEDDVIIFEEGDETFNVYVYKTKSRDYIIIGSSSTMSDEYQILNANTPDADFKLFSERRRGLEYDLAHYKDDFFILTNKDEAQNFKLMKTSIGSTSESDWEEVIPHRKDILLEGVDIFNNFLVTSERYNGLSRIHVQSWNESDDYYLPFTSETYSAITTTNVDFDTNKLRYSFNSLTTPASVIEFDMVDKTEKVLKEQQVQDPSFDKDNYMSERIWATAKDGTEIPVSLVYKKGIKRDGNNPLLQYGYGSYGATMDPYFSTTRLSLLDRGFIYAIAHVRGGEYLGRDWYEKGKLFHKKNTFTDFIDVSEYLIDQKYTLPEHLYAMGGSAGGLLMGAVINMSPELYNGVIAAVPFVDVVTTMLDESIPLTTGEYDEWGNPNEEEYYKYIKTYSPYDNVEAKEYPNMLVTTGLYDSQVQYWEPAKWVAKLRELKTDQNKLYLDTNMDAGHGGASGRFEALRELSKDFAFLLDLEQISK